One Rhinoraja longicauda isolate Sanriku21f chromosome 19, sRhiLon1.1, whole genome shotgun sequence genomic window, aggaaatggagcagcaacagaaagagaagatttctggagtccaggtaaggtttccagtttcccttctctgatcttgtgctatttgacttagattccaggctcgataatattgaccttcacctttcatttgacaggaacagtatCAGAACCTGGtgacctacatcacatcggtatttgctgaactgcgccagattctcaatgagaaagagctgctctttctcaaggatcttctggaagaagagaacagcgttctaaatccaatggaaaAGAATCTCCGAGCGATTCAAGAGGAGTTAAACTCTATGCCAGAGAAATGCTTGAAGCTACAGGATCAGCTGAACCTAACAGACAGTTTGATGTTTCTGAAGGTAAGGGGTTacattttcagtttggtttagagtacgtttcgggtcgagacccttcttcagacctgctgagttactccagcattttgtgataccttcgatttgttccagcatctgcagttattttccaacatcaCAAAATAGTGGGCGACTTTTGAAATATATTCAGCATTGTGCATTAATTCGGGGCTCATTTAAATTCCTCCCATTTTTCATCTGTTGTTATAATATTTGTTTCCAACGCCCATTTTTCTTTGACATCCATATTGTTATCATTTGATTCAtgttgtattattttatacattttcgATATAACTCCTTTTTTTGTCTCTTCCTCTGAAAATGACATTAACAGTTCCTCTAGTTTGGATGGTTTTTTACAAATATTCTCCCATTCCTTATGTTTCTGAAGGTAATGTCGTAGTTGTAGGAATTTATAAAAGGTCATGAGCTGGTACATTAAATTCCTGAGCAAGTTGTTCGAATGACTTCGTGATCTGTCCATTAAACACTTGTGCGATATATATTAACCCCTTGTTTGACCAATTGTTATACCTTGAGTCCATAGTAGATGGCGTAAAATCTGGGTTTATCGCTATTTTAGTGGCCGTACAAATGGAATTCGacagttttaatttattttgtactTCTGACCATATTTTCAATGTTCCCTTGATCCAGTCATTACCCACCCTAAGCCTCTGTGCCATTTCAGTCAAGAATGGGAGTGATTCCAACGGTACATTTTGACAAGCATTTTGTTCCATTCACCATCTTTCATCCTGAACATATTCCAATCCTGAGGCCATCTTTGTCCCTATCTGCATTGGCGGTGGATATCTCCGCCCATCTcatcaacgtccttcctcagccGAATCCACCTGTCAATTGCCAATACTTGCCCTGGGTCCTTCCCCTtgcccctcttttccagctctacCCCCTCTACTCCACAAGACACAAGAAGGCTCCGGTACCGAAGCCTCATCGGTACATGCCTGCTCCCAAATCCGCCATGTCTTGTGTCTCTGAATAAATGGTGCGTTTGTTCCAGGGCCATAGTTACTGCTTTCCTTACACAAGCACAGCTGCTCTCTACTCTGGATCAGCAGTTATGACACTGAGCTAGTAATATTTTTCCATGTTAACTGGGCCTAATTCTCACGCAGACTCACGTAATATCTCCTCACATGCTGGCGAAATAACTTTTgcaagcatagaaacatggaaaatatgtgcaggaggaggccattaagcctttcgaaccagcaccgccattcattgtgatcatgggtgattgtccacaatcaataacccgtgcctaccttctccccatatcccttgattccactagcccccagagctctatcaaactctctcttaaatccatccagtgatttggcttctactgccctcggtcaagtcaaatcaattccattttatttgtatagcacatttaaaaagaacccacattgaccaaagtgccgcacatcagttcaggtactaagaaacgaacatacaatggcacacaaagataacagcacatacataaacagttcacagcgccccctcagagggcctcaaacgctagggattagaaataggttttgagcctggacttaaaggagtcgatggagtgggacagttctgatggggagagggatgctgttccacagtctaggagctgcaaccgcaaaagcagagaattccacaaattcacaactctctgggtgaaaaagtttcttctcacctcagtattaaatggcctcccctttattctgagactgtggcccttggttctggactcacccaacattgggaacatttttcctgcatctagcttgtccagtccttttataattttatatgtttctataagatcccctctcattcttctaaactccagtgaatacaaagagGTGGGGGTAAAGGTTGGTAGATGTTCTGGGTCAAGAACCTACACCAGCAGTGGAAGCCGGGATATGTTGGCAAACTGTAACAATTTGGCTGAACTTCCTGCTGTCACGATGTGGAAATTAATTGGTCTTTCTGTTGTTAtgtatttcaggaggaaactcttCGGAAGAGGAGGTGAGGCTCGCTGTGTTGTTTTTGGAATATAACTCAGGAAACGTTGGACGTTGGTCTTCTAACTAGTTGTTTAATTAATGCAGGGTGAGTGATGAAGCCCTGACGCTGTCAGTAGCAGAGGGTGCCCTGGCCGTTGAAAAGTTCGATCACCCATTTTTGTTGAACACGGTGTTCACGGAAGTGCCCGATGGCATTACAAGAGGTAAAACCTTAAAAAAAAGCCCATTGGAGATATTGAAGTATCAGTTATATGTAAAGGGTCTATTTACTACcagaatcaaaggtatttattcacaaaatgcaggagtaaatcagcgggtcaggcagcatctcaggagagaaggaatgggtgacgtttcgggtcaagacccttcttcagactgatgtcagggggggcgggacaaaggaaggataaaggtggagacaggaagttagagggagaactgggaagggggaggggaagagagggacagaggaactgtctaaagttggagaagtcaatgttcataccgctgggctgcaagctgcccatgcaaaatatgaggtgctgttcctccaatttccggtgggcctcactatggcactggaggaggcccatgacagaaaggtcagactgggagtgggagggggagttgaagtgctcagccaccgggagatcaggttagttatgGCGgagtgagcgaaggtgttgagcgaaacgattgccgaacctgcgtttggtttcgccgatgtaaagaagttgacatctagagcagtggatacaatagatgagattggaggaggtgcaggtgaacctctgtctcacctggaaaaattgtttgggtccttggatggagttgaggggggagttaaagatacaggtgttgcatctcctgcggttgcaggggaaaggaatcattagtctgaagaagggtcgcgacccgaaacgtcacccattccttctctccagagatgctgcctgacccgctgagttactccagcattttgtgatacctttaatacCGGACTGGTGAGGCACTTCAGACACGAATTACTTCCTTTGTCCAACAGCTGTTACCCTCTCTCCATTGATACCCTCTTGATTCAACGTATGTATAACACACTTTCGAATTGTCTTCAGCCCTACTCGCCAAGGAACCTTGTAGGTCAGCAAGGGGGAGATTGAGGACAATGTGGAGAGTGGATCAAATGCATTTGAAAATACGGACACGCAAGGCCGGTTTCATGAACACAATGGGGTTGATGTGCTAAAAGCTACTGGTTTCAATGCAGTGAAGCAGGTGAATGTATGGTCACGATTACTAAAGGGATCTCTGATGTTGAAGGCATTGCAAAGACATGGTTGATAAGAGGCGAAGGACAGATAGCTCAACGAATCAGGATCCAGGTGTTTCCGATGTGATAGGGAGGGATGTTAAAGATGTGGTCGAACTGTGCCACTGATGATAGAAAATGTCGCAACTGCACTGAGAGAGATTATCCTAGACTGACGAGGCAATAGAGTACGGATAGAGTACGGTGGTAATAAAGGTTCAATATCTGAactgatgtggaggaaggaactacagatgctgctttaaaccgaagatatacacacaatgctggagtaactcagcgggacaggcagcatcactggacagaaggaatgtctgacgtttcgggtcgagacccttcttcagtccgcctcagcctacctgatctcccggttgctaaagacTTTagctccccgtcccattcccactctgacctttctgtcctgggcctcctccactgtcagagtgagggtttggaggaacagcacttcctatttcgcttgggcagctttcaccccagcggtatgaatattgacttcgctaaattcaagtaacccttgctttccctctctctcgaaacctcccccttcccagttctccaaccagcctgactgtctccgattacattttgtctctgtttgctttgatgttACCTGCTGCaggtaacaatgatctattccacatattccttgatctccaccccccttgtctcgttttcacaccttacactaccttatatctgtatctccctctcccctgacttcagtctgaagaagggtctcgacccgaatcctcacccatttcttctatccagagaggccgcctgtcccgctgagctaatccaatattttctgtctatctttggtttaaaccagcatctgtagttccttcctacgcaagggttacttgaagttattgagattaatattcataccgctgagttgtaagatgcccaagtggTATTTCGCCATGTCTGTTGCAACATATTCCAGGATATTGGGCGAGGCAAGCGAAGAGATTGCGGCAGCGTTGACTGCATTTTTGAAACATGTCTAACAACAGACAAAGTGAGTGAATcggcgaccagaggacatagggttaagatgaggggggaaggacttaataggaatctgagttaggaaaaggggacgtccaaCAATATCTgtttgtcctagtgcatcagtcactgaaaggaagcatgcaggtccagcaggcagtgaagaaagccaatggaatgttggccttcataacaagaggcgtagagtataggaacaaagaggtccttctgcagttgtacagggccctagtgagaccacacctggagtattgtgtgcagttttggtctccaaatttgaggatagatgttcttgctattgagggcatgcagcgtaggtttactaggttaattcccggaatggcgggactgtcatatgttgaaagactggagcgactaggcttgtatacactggaatttagaaggatgagtgggaatcttatcgaaacgtttaatattattaaggggttggacacaatagaggcaggaaacatgttcccaatgttgggggagtccagaaccaggggccacagtttaagaataaggggtaggtcatttagaacggagatgaggaaaacccttttcagtcagagagttgtgaatctgtggaattccctgcctcagaaggcagtggaggccaattctctgaatgcattcaagagagagctagatagagctcttaagtatagcagagtcagggggtatggggagaaggcaggaacggggtactgattgagaatgatcagccatgatcacattcaatgacggtgctggcttgaagggccgaatggcctactcctgcacctattgtctattgtctattgagtcctaacaaagattggtgggtgtatggaacgggttgccagagcaggtagttggggcagagactatcccaacgttcaagaaagttagacaggtagatggttaggacaggtttggaaggatatgggccaaacgcaggcaggtgggactggtgtagctgggacatggcggATGCTATGGGCAAGTTAATCCGAAGGTCCTTTTTCCACGACTTATCAGGGCAACGTTACTAATCAAGACTTTgtcattctctgccttaaaaatatccatcgatttggcctccacagctttttgcttccatgaattccacagattcgccaccctgtgactaaagacattcaaaacatttgtccttttattccgaaGCTTTTGGCTCTAATCCCAGACTGTCCTGCTAggtaaacatccactccacatccgctctatccgaaTGCTGGTTTGATGTTGTTGGAGTTCTTGATGCCAGTTTGTAGTCAACGCAGTCCATCATTCCCATCCCCGATTCTCCTTCCCGCAATCCCGAAACTCCTCCTCCTCGTCTTTCTATCCCATTCAgttccctcctcttcatcctaacACAGCTCATTTTCCCCCATCACCGGGctcaccgaggtacaatgaaaagcctatgttgtgtgccaaccagtcggcagaaagacaatacacgattacaatcgagccacccataGTGAACAGATgcgtgataaagggaacaacgtgaataacatgggacccatacacaaataaaaacatttcttccatcgaacgtgtccaaaggtaGAGGCATCTCGTTTTggtacaaatacctatgagagagaagcgagtgttaccgaacttccaaATTCATTGCGGGGGaaaactctccaagacagacgtaaagcccattgtttgacctgtttttacaaaatgttaaatggtcggcTCGacgtagattaccacatctacaccaaacacaaacccatcgggtgtagacgagggcattcgattcaatagacaatagacaataggtgcatgagtaggcctttcggcccttcgagccagcaccaccattcaatggcagatcattctcaatcagtaccccgttcctgccttctccccatacccactgactccgctatccttaagagctccatctagctctctcttgaatgcattcagagaattggtctccactgccttctgaggcagagaattccacagatttacaactctatgactgaaaaagtttttcctcatctccgttctaaatggcctaccccttagtcttaaactgtggcccctggttctggaccccccttaataatcttatatgtttcgataagatcccctctcatccttctaaattccagtgtatacaagccgagccgctccagtctttcaacataggacattcccgccaatccgggaattaacctagtaaacttacgctgcacgccctcaatagcaagaatatccttcctcaaatttggagacaaaaactgcacacagtactccaggtgcggtctcacgagggccctgcacaactgcaggaggacctctttgctcctatacttaactccccttgttatgatggccaacattccattggctttcttcaatttgagataccagctaccaagacagatgtgagtagcaattcattcttccctcgcacaattaaagcatggaatagtcttcaccctactgtagttactcaaccagacgcaactaaatttaaggcagctcttcttctccaagaagcccttcttgcttaagtccataccccGCCACCTCCAGTATAAATTCAGTTTCTAATATTTTGGAGGAACAAAACCAAGAACCGGGCTCTGTTGCTCTGAGGGCGTCACCACATCTCGCTGTCTCCATCGTCTTCTCCCACCTCTGCACAGATGCAACTCCACCACGTCAGAAAAGGGCTTTCTTCTCCACTCGACGTTAAAACCCCGCGCAATCTTTCAGTTGCCCGACCGTTTGTGCCCGaggccgagtctccccccgacccctggggactctctgattccctgcttctccccccagtctccatcgccctggatgtggaaacagcgcatcggtATCTCCAAGTGTCTGATGATCGCAAGAGCATGCACTTTGACGGTGGCTGGcgaagtctccctgacaccgggaagaggtttatgcAAAATATGTGCGTCCTGGGATCGgaaggattcacatcggggagatatTACTGGGAGGTGGGGATCGGGTCAAATCAGGGCTGTAGTctaggagtcgccgcagagtctgtagaCAGGAAGGGTGCGGGCGTCCTGACCccagagactggagtctggagcatcaggcgagaTGGTAACGATGTTAACGTaggcacctcccctccatcccgtctccccgtccagcccatccccgggagggtgggagtttatctcagttacgagtccgggacagtttcattttacgacgcggacgccaagtcccatctccacaccttcactggaaataaattcacggagaaactgtaTCCTTTTTTCTGGACGTGGGTTGGAAACCAGtgcctgagaatctgctccggttccactccgggtgtgtgaagggggtcgggtcccgggaccggcgtcaggagcggggctcaggggctgtggggcagaaacccggtggacaacaggtcggcgctgaacggctcccatttaatccccaaattccgcgtcgtaaaaacccccagtgagcgcggaaataaaaccagggggaatgtaaaggtgggaagagagaaataaagtgctactgaaatcagagctgtcgatccgttcattttaccGCGTTcaccgcgtccggcaacggaacagaaattacttttgtgaaaatatcaagattgaaacaatcgcccttcccgcgggttcggcagcggccgcgggcggcgggACCTGAGCTCCGGGCTCCCCCTGATTCTAATGCCCGTCTGTGGTATAATGAAGTGGCGCTGATTTTATCCGGGAGAGGGCGGTATAGGTCCGACTGACCAGGtgtaaataggaaaataactgcagatgctggaacaaatcgaaggtatcacaaaatgctggagtaactcagcaggtcaggcagcatctcaggagagaaggaatgggtgacgtttcgggtcgagacccttcttcagacttatgaggggtctcgacccgaaacgtcacccattccttctctcctgagatgctgcctgacctgctgagttactgcagcattttgcgatacattCGAGGTGTAGATAGGAAGGACGGACGGAGCGAGAAATTACATGGAGTGAGAAGAATAAAGATGAacgctgggaatgggaaggtacagaaaatATCTGAagttgtggcgcgtcgataagcccgaaatgaaggcgaggagccaggtgtttcgggagggactttattagctgttgttctcttgtccagtcgggtctgcaaGGGAACGATCGCGCCTAAACCCCCTGGcctttatccctgtagctaaggGCCGCTCCCAGACTGGTCCCTTCCCGTACCGAGGTGTTCGATAGcgatatggcccgacccttgggagcccccCCCACAGAacaggaggcacgaaacgcaccggcGGGCGCACAAcacgaccggaccgcgtacggatgtcggccggcggaggcacaggttgagggagccgcgaaggggggcgacctcgcagCCGACACTGGGCAACCAGCccaggctggtcaatgtccaaatgtGCCCGTTTTACGCGGTCAGTCGACAcgacccccccatgtccagcacaaaggttgtctgcccgtgctccagcacccgatACGGGCCccgatacggcctctggagtggcgccctGTGGGCGTCACGTTGCTGGAAAGCATAGGGGCAACCCTGGAGGGCCGATAGCCCGTGCAGGCGGAATGCCCCATGGCGGgatgtcggcacgggtgcgagcttgccagcTCGCGAAGGCACTGTAGGGCGGACGAGGTTGgtccctgctgccccggcgccgAGGGCACgaaatccccgggcaccgtgagcggtgaCCAGTACACcagctccgccgaagatgaggacAGGTCCTCCGGATGCCCAGCcagacccacggcagtgcgtccatccagtccgggccggagagtcgcgccttcagctgccggtggaacctctccaccaggccgtttgcctgcgggtgataggccctggtgtggtgcagccgcacgcccaacaggtgagccatggccgcCCACAGctgagaggtgaactgtggctcTTCCCCCCCGGTCTgacgagatgaccaccggcatcccaaagcgagcaatccagtgcgcggataacacacgagcgcatgtagctgtggatgtgtcggccagcggtatggcctccgacCACCGTGTGGAgctgtccaccaccgtgaggaggtgggtgataccccgggacggcgggagaggccccacaatgtccacgtgcaggaggTGGAACCGCCGGCGGGGTAGACCGAACTCCTGAACGCGGCGCCGGATttttgccgtctggcacggagTGCAGGTGCCGGCGGTAGAAATAGTGGGTGTCGTCCACCGTGATGCCCCGCAGCTGAAATTGAGCCtccgcctgctgaaaccagaccagAGGCCGGGCGGTCCAGAACATCAGTAGTTTGACGGGAGACCGCGTCGAGAGacagggcctggtcggcctgtgagGCAGACGGAGGGGTGGCTCTGCGTTTTGACTCCATTACGACACCAATGgagcgtcggggtcaccaatgtggcgataAGCCCGAAATGAAGGCGGGGAGCCCAAAATGAAGTGTTTCGGcggggaccatcggaacacagctaccagccttggagggcatctacaacacacgatgcctcagaaaagccaccaccatccacaaagactcttcacacccctgcaacagtctgttcgaacttctaccatcgggcagacgatacaaggccttctacgcccgcacctccagactcaggaacaacttcatccccagggccatagcttctatgaaccggtcctgctgagccggatggtcacatcacacagtgatccggcacagatctacttgcactttattctgttttaaaactgttctaatttgtttcattggattgtttaaattaatactgattaactaattaatttattgcgtcgtatgggaggcgcattcccaatctcgtcatacccctgtacaatgacaataaagatagattgtattgtattatattgtattaggtcttgttctcttgtccagtcgggtctgGAAGAGAACGATCGCGCATAAACGATGCAGGAAGatggttcccgatgttggggaagtccagaacaaggggtcacagtttaaggataagggggaagtcttttaggaccgagatgagaacgttttttttcacacagagagtggtgaatctgtggaattctctgccacagaaggtagttgagaccagttcattggctatatttaagaggtagttagatgtggcccttgtggctaaagggatcagtgggtatggagagaaggcaggtacaggatactgagctgaatgatcagccatgatcatattgaatggcggtgcaggctcgaagggccgaatggcctactcctgcacctattttctatgcttctatgtttctaaacccctGCCATTTATCCCTGTAGCTGATGGCCGTCccc contains:
- the LOC144602647 gene encoding zinc-binding protein A33-like, producing MASMAQSQCWTEDVVCPICLDLFTHPVSLECGHNFCRSCITQSWDREGRNSCPECREEFADRSLRMNRALVSITEKARTLSPKTESKKSKLHCEEHQEELKLFCETDKQLICLICRDAREHREHLFMPIKEAVEYFKEKIKTSLETLTKNKSAMEEMEQQQKEKISGVQEQYQNLVTYITSVFAELRQILNEKELLFLKDLLEEENSVLNPMEKNLRAIQEELNSMPEKCLKLQDQLNLTDSLMFLKEETLRKRRVSDEALTLSVAEGALAVEKFDHPFLLNTVFTEVPDGITRVSIALDVETAHRYLQVSDDRKSMHFDGGWRSLPDTGKRFMQNMCVLGSEGFTSGRYYWEVGIGSNQGCSLGVAAESVDRKGAGVLTPETGVWSIRRDGNDVNVGTSPPSRLPVQPIPGRVGVYLSYESGTVSFYDADAKSHLHTFTGNKFTEKLYPFFWTWVGNQCLRICSGSTPGV